The DNA window GTGAGAGCAGGCGCAGGGCCGCGAAAATCTCAAAAGCCCTTGCGGGCCCGTTTGTCCCGCCAAGTTCCCCGAACGCCTCGCGCAGCAGAGGCGCCACCGAAGCCTCAAGGGCCTTTGGCCCTGTGCCGTGTATCATCTCCAGATCCGCATGCCTTTCTTCCAGCAACGCAGCGGCCTCCTGGGCCTTTCCGTCCCGGATGAGTTCGCTCAAGGCCGCGATGCCGCTGTCTGGCCCGAATCGGTAACTTTTTTTGAGCTCCACCACATGATCCGCCAGCGGGGCGGGGCGTTGGGTCACGGGCAGCTTGATGGTGCAGGTTTCGGCGACAGCGGCGGCGAATCGATCCGAGAAGGCGTTGACCGCCTCCTCCCGGCACAGATTGGCCAGGACTGCCCCGGCTTCCACCGATGCGAGTTGGTTGCGATCGCCGAGGAGCACAAGGCGGGCGTGTTCCGGCAAGGCTTCCATGAGACGCGCGGTCAGCTCCAGATCCAGCATGGACGCTTCATCCACCACCAGCATGTCCAGGGCCAGACGATTGCTCTGATTGTGGCGAAAGCCTCCGGCGCTCCAGCCGAGCAGCCGGTGCACCGTCTGCGCCCCCTGGGTCATGCATGCCGCCAGTTCCGGTGGAAGGGTTCCGCCGGGGAAGGCCGTGGCCAGGGCTTCGGTCAGGCGCGAAGCGGCCTTGCCCGTGGGCGCGGCAAGACGGATGACGAAATCCCGGCCCGGGTGCATCCGGGCCGCCATCTTTAAAATCCTGGCCACGGTGGTTGTCTTGCCCGTGCCCGGTCCGCCGGAGATGACGCAGAACCTGTTCCTGAGCGCGGCAAAACAGGCCACAGCCTGCCAGTCGATTTCGTCCCTTCCGGTTTTGAAAATGTCGGCCTGCAGGGATGGCGGCAGCGGTTCGGCAGGAGTCTGGGCCAGGCGCAGGAATGTGTGGGCCAGGGTCTGCTCGTCATTGAAAAAGCGGGAAAAATACAGTCGCGTTCCGGACAGGATCAGCGGCGCCTGGCCTTTTGGATCGGTGATCACATCCGAATCGGGAAGATCATGCATGGCAGATGCGTTCGGGACCAGTTCCGTCAGATGCGCAATGACTTGCGGGTCGGCGAGATCCAGACAAACGTGTCCTTCGCGCACGGCCAGAGAGGTCAGGGCGGTCAGGGCGGCGACCATGTCCTCATGCCCGGCGCGGGCCAGGGAGGCGGCGAAGCGGGCTTGGTACAGGTCGGCGTCCGTGAAGAGGCCGCTGGCCGCAAGACGGGGCAGAATGGCGGGGTTTGCGAACATCAGCGCTTCTCCATGTCGATGAGGGCGTCGTCCAGGGCGCTCAGGAAGCCCGGGTCCGGGCAGTCTGCGTACACTCCTTGTCCGGGCCGATCCGGGTCGATGCCGCGCAGGAAGACGTAACGCACGCCGCCGAAATGCGCCGCGCGGTCGTAATCCGGCAGGCGCAGGGAGAGGTGGCGGTCCAGGGCCACGCAGTAGAGGTGGTACTGCAGGTAGTAGTGGTTGCCAGCCATGGCCGCGTGCAGGGCCTCGGGCGTGTAGTGGCCGGGCATGGGGCCGAGCCAGTTGGATTTCCAGTCGAGCAGGTAGTATTTTCCTTCGCGGCGAACCACAAGGTCCATGAAGCCGGTCATGAACCCCCGGCGTGGTTCGAAGCGCAGGCCTTCCATGCGCTCCGGCAGGTCTGCGGGCAGCACCCGGGCGGCATCTCGGTACACGGCGGCCAGGGCCTCGCGGGTCACGGGGCGCAGGGGGAAGAGGAATTCCAGCTCGACCAGCTTGTCCCGTGCTCCAATCGTCTCCAGGCGAAATTCCCCCAGATCGGCGCGCAGCGTCTGTTCGACCATGCCTCGGACTGTCCCCTCCCAGGTCGGATCAAAGCCGTATGCTTCCAGGGCGCGGGTCACCGCAGCCGGGATGGTGCCCCTGTCCGTGAAATCGATGTGCTCGAAAATCTGATGCAGGCACGATCCGGCAGCGGCTCCGCGCGGGAAGTTGGCCATGGACAGGGCGTCGCCGTCGGTCTGGCCGGATGCGTCGGCCTCGTCCAGCCCGGGCCGGGTTGCGTGTTCCGAGCCGCGTGTCAGGCCCGTGAAGCTGGCCAGCCCCTGGCCAGGACCAAGAGTGCGCTCCCAAGTCCGGCAGTCGAGATCCGGCGCGTGGGTGAATTGCGGCGGACCCTGCTCGGGCTCCGTGTCGGGCATGGCCGTCACCTCGATGTGCTCGCAGGTCAGCTCGGCAAGATCGGCGGCGACCGTCTCTTCAGGGATGACATCCCAGCTCAGGGAGCCGTTGCCGTCTGCATGACGGCCATGAAAAAGCCAGGCCGCACCGGAGGTCTCGGCCTCGCGGATGCGTCCCCAGACCACGTAGCAGCGGTTCGCCGCCCGGGTCAGGGCGACGTAAAGCAGGCGGACGCGCTCGGTGCGGGCTTCGATCTCAGCCATGCTTTTTCGGGCAGGCAGGTCCGGCGAACCCAGATCCAGCAGCAGGCCGTCATCGTGAATCAGAGCCCTGTCTTCGGGGCATCTGGCCTTTCCGTAAACAAAGGGACAGAAGACCACCGGATACTGCAGGCCCTTGCTCTTGTGGATGGTTACGATCTGGATCGCTTCGCGGTCCGTGTCCAGGCGCAGTTGCGATTCCTCGCTGGTGGCGGTGTGCAACTGCCGTGCGAACCAGGTCAGCAGGGCGTGCATGGATGCGCCCGATTCGCGTTCACGGGCGTGGAGCAGCTCCAGGCAATGCAGGACGTTGGTCATGCGCCGTTCCCCGCCCTGCAGGGAGACAAGGCGTTCGCGCACGGACAGGTCGGCGAAGAGTCGGCGCACGGCGGCCATGACGCCCCGGCGCTCCCAGAGGTCCCGGCAGGCGAGCAGGCGCTCGAACCATTTTTCAAGTTCCACGCCGTCCTCGTCCAGTCTGGCAAGTTCCGGCGCCGTAAGGCCGATCACGGACGTGGCCAGGGCGGTTTGCAGCGCTGCCGGGCGACGGCAATCGGCCATGCCCCGCAGCACGGACAACAGCTCAGTGGCCTCGGCGCTGGCGAAAACCGAGCTGGTGTGAGTCAGGACTCCGGGGATGCCAAGGCGATCAAGGGCCTGATGCACGGCTTCGCCCTGGGCGTGGGTTTCGACCAGAATGGCGATCTCGCCGGGCAAAAGGGGCTTGTCGCCGATGCGGACTCGTCCTTCGGCGCTATCGCGCAGCAGTCTGCTGATCTCGGCGGAGACGGCGCGGCAGATGCGCGGGAGCAGCGCGCCCTTGCTCAATGGTTTGTCCTCGCTTTGAACCTGCCAGATGACCATGGGCGCGCAGAGCTGCCCGTCCTGCGTGAATTTTTCCTGATCCGGGCCCGGAGCGCTGACCGGCTGGTAGGTGATGTCTTCATGCAGGAAGGGATTTTGGTTCCGGGCAAAAAGCCGGTTCACGGCCTCGATCAGCTCGACAGTGGAGCGGTAATTGACGCCAAGGGTCGTGCTCCTGGCGCAGTCCTTGGCCGCGTCCAGGTAGGTGTGCAGGTCCGCGCCGCGAAAGGAGTAGATGGCCTGCTTGGGGTCGCCGATGAGAAAGAGGGCGCGTCCATTGCCGTCATCCTCGGCGCGGGCGGCAAACAAGGTGCGGAAGATGTCGTATTGCAGGCTGTCGGTGTCCTGAAACTCGTCGATGAGCGCGGCGTGGTACTGATTCTGGGCCGCTGCGACCAGTTCGGGACTGGCCAGGGCCGCGTGCATGTTGCGCAGCAGATCGTCGAATCCCTGCACGTTGCGCCGCTTCTTGAGTTCGTCCATGCGCGCCGTCACGCCGGTCAGGAATGCGTGCCGTAGGTGGACCAGGAAGCCCGCCAGGAGTTCGCTCAGTTCGCCGATCCGCCCTAAAAGCAGCTGCAATTCATCGAAGAGCCGGTGCTCCGGAGCCGCCGCTTTTGCGTTGGGCATCGTGGCAATGTACCCAGCCGTCATCTGGGTTACCGGATCAGGTATCTTCAGCGCCGGATCACGCAGGAAATCCCGTACGGCCGTCAGGCGTTTTTCGAGCTTTTCCGGAGAAAACTTGTTTTTGTTGAAGGGATGCGGCCAGCCAAGAAACAGGTCGCGAATCTCCTGCTCTGCTGCGTTCCACGACGCGTGCAGCTTTTCGCAGGCATCTCTTACAGTCTGATCCAGGGGCGCCGGGTCCGGCGGGATGGTGTCGGGAACGATCCTGATTTTCTGGGTCAGGAAAGGCAGGCTGGCCAACTCTTCCAGATGTTCCGGGGTCAACCTTGCGCGCATCTCGGATCCGGTCAGGCCGGACAGGGGCAGGATGTGTTCGCGCCAGAAGTCCACGCAGACCTGGCGGCGCAGATCCTTGAGGTCGGGCACGAGTTCCGTGTCGAAGAGGGCCGAGCACTCGAAGCCGTTCTTGCCGAGCATGCGCTTGCAGAAGCCGTGGATGGTGAAGATCTGGGCCAGATCGAAGTTGCGCACGGCCAGGGCTAGGCGACGGGCGGCGTCCGTGCCGTCGAAACGGGGCAGGAGGTCGCGTTCAAGCTCATCATCCGCCTCAAGTTCGTCGGCCAGCACTCCGGCCATGTCTGACAGACGCTTGCGGATGCGGTCGCGCAGCTCCTCGGTGGCGGCCTCCGTAAAGGTCACCACCAGGATCTGGTCCACGGTCAGATTCTTTTCCAGTAGCAAACGTACGAAAAGTCCGGCCAGGGTGTACGTCTTGCCGGTTCCCGCGCTGGCCTCGATGAGCGTCGTGCCGTCCAGGGGCGCGGTGCAGAGGTTCATGGGCCGTTTCATGACGCGCCTCCGAGGATCGGTGCGAAAATCTCTTCGGCCACGTCCATGAAGTCCTCCCAGTCGGGCTCCTGGTCCCGGTACAGAAACGACAGGTACGGGTCATCACGCTCGGGGCTGACCATGTAGCCGCCTTCCCATTGCTTGAGCGCGCTGGCCAGGGCTTGCAGCCGCGTCTTGGGCTTGGCCGCGAAGCGTGCTTCGGCAAAGGCCAGGGAGGTGCGGGCAAAGAGGGGCAGGGGCGAAACCATGCCGCGTTCGTATGCGAGCAGAAGTTGCTTAAGCGTGTGTCCGGCGTCCTTGACCACCGGGGCCATGAAGCTGCCTTGAGTGCCTATGTGCAGCGATTGCGCGGGACAGTCGGCCGCAGCCGCTGCCAGGTGCCTGATCCAGAGGCTGAGCATGTCCCTGGCGTTGGTTTTGGCCGGGCGGCAGCCAAGAATGCGGTCGCCGTGGAGACCGATGCGGCCCGTGAGCCTGAAGCGACCGAGATGCAGGCGCAGATCGAGCTGTTTTTCCTCGGATTTGTCGATGAAAGTCCGGGCCTGTTCCGCAAGGGAATGGATGGAGGCCAGGAGCTTTCGTCCGGCGTCGGTCCCGGCGTGTCCGGGCGGCAGGATCTGCCAGGCCAGGAGCAGCTCGCCAAGATCGGCGTCAGGCGTTTGCAGAGTCCGGTCCAGGAGTGTCTGCAACGGGCCGTAGGCCTCCAGGCCCGATGGCGCCTTGAGCGGTTCTTCATCAGGAAAATCGTCCTCGCCGCCCGCCGGGTTGATGCGCATTTTCCTGAGCAGCTGACGGCAGGGGTGCATGAAAAAGCGGACCAGCTCTTCGATGTCGATTTCGATCTCGGTTTCAGGCAGTTCCTGATTGGTGGGGATCGTTTCAGGG is part of the Desulfomicrobium apsheronum genome and encodes:
- the recD gene encoding exodeoxyribonuclease V subunit alpha — its product is MFANPAILPRLAASGLFTDADLYQARFAASLARAGHEDMVAALTALTSLAVREGHVCLDLADPQVIAHLTELVPNASAMHDLPDSDVITDPKGQAPLILSGTRLYFSRFFNDEQTLAHTFLRLAQTPAEPLPPSLQADIFKTGRDEIDWQAVACFAALRNRFCVISGGPGTGKTTTVARILKMAARMHPGRDFVIRLAAPTGKAASRLTEALATAFPGGTLPPELAACMTQGAQTVHRLLGWSAGGFRHNQSNRLALDMLVVDEASMLDLELTARLMEALPEHARLVLLGDRNQLASVEAGAVLANLCREEAVNAFSDRFAAAVAETCTIKLPVTQRPAPLADHVVELKKSYRFGPDSGIAALSELIRDGKAQEAAALLEERHADLEMIHGTGPKALEASVAPLLREAFGELGGTNGPARAFEIFAALRLLSPIRKGPRGTEALNRLAGQILVGQAFEAWYPGRPVMILENDYNLGLFNGDVGIALSVDGQLRIFFPGAEGFTSFSPARLPRHETCYAMTVHKSQGSEFGHTVLVLPEEPCQVLGRELLYTALTRAKKRFTLLGTPRQVKDAVQNPARRDSGLGEMLAQRKTQA
- the recB gene encoding exodeoxyribonuclease V subunit beta, which produces MKRPMNLCTAPLDGTTLIEASAGTGKTYTLAGLFVRLLLEKNLTVDQILVVTFTEAATEELRDRIRKRLSDMAGVLADELEADDELERDLLPRFDGTDAARRLALAVRNFDLAQIFTIHGFCKRMLGKNGFECSALFDTELVPDLKDLRRQVCVDFWREHILPLSGLTGSEMRARLTPEHLEELASLPFLTQKIRIVPDTIPPDPAPLDQTVRDACEKLHASWNAAEQEIRDLFLGWPHPFNKNKFSPEKLEKRLTAVRDFLRDPALKIPDPVTQMTAGYIATMPNAKAAAPEHRLFDELQLLLGRIGELSELLAGFLVHLRHAFLTGVTARMDELKKRRNVQGFDDLLRNMHAALASPELVAAAQNQYHAALIDEFQDTDSLQYDIFRTLFAARAEDDGNGRALFLIGDPKQAIYSFRGADLHTYLDAAKDCARSTTLGVNYRSTVELIEAVNRLFARNQNPFLHEDITYQPVSAPGPDQEKFTQDGQLCAPMVIWQVQSEDKPLSKGALLPRICRAVSAEISRLLRDSAEGRVRIGDKPLLPGEIAILVETHAQGEAVHQALDRLGIPGVLTHTSSVFASAEATELLSVLRGMADCRRPAALQTALATSVIGLTAPELARLDEDGVELEKWFERLLACRDLWERRGVMAAVRRLFADLSVRERLVSLQGGERRMTNVLHCLELLHARERESGASMHALLTWFARQLHTATSEESQLRLDTDREAIQIVTIHKSKGLQYPVVFCPFVYGKARCPEDRALIHDDGLLLDLGSPDLPARKSMAEIEARTERVRLLYVALTRAANRCYVVWGRIREAETSGAAWLFHGRHADGNGSLSWDVIPEETVAADLAELTCEHIEVTAMPDTEPEQGPPQFTHAPDLDCRTWERTLGPGQGLASFTGLTRGSEHATRPGLDEADASGQTDGDALSMANFPRGAAAGSCLHQIFEHIDFTDRGTIPAAVTRALEAYGFDPTWEGTVRGMVEQTLRADLGEFRLETIGARDKLVELEFLFPLRPVTREALAAVYRDAARVLPADLPERMEGLRFEPRRGFMTGFMDLVVRREGKYYLLDWKSNWLGPMPGHYTPEALHAAMAGNHYYLQYHLYCVALDRHLSLRLPDYDRAAHFGGVRYVFLRGIDPDRPGQGVYADCPDPGFLSALDDALIDMEKR